The Bactrocera tryoni isolate S06 unplaced genomic scaffold, CSIRO_BtryS06_freeze2 scaffold_38, whole genome shotgun sequence genome window below encodes:
- the LOC120781153 gene encoding uncharacterized protein LOC120781153, giving the protein MDVEETQTTSNTIRSEIAIPKASAAPVAAPRTRVMRPPPSTEAIREMREEQLLEPQGPPCCSLCHRPHALKRCTIFKSMKPAQRKQVARAHGHCMTCLADDHATIECWADGACQYCQRPHHTLFHRFPRRANPSESSTNTRTRPRSDAIGRRRSSQSTTIRTRPSPPRRAHRQQQRRSTGLSAVLNTLQQLQRFLAD; this is encoded by the coding sequence ATGGACGTAGAGGAGACccaaaccacctccaacacCATAAGGTCCGAAATCGCTATACCCAAAGCGTCGGCTGCACCCGTTGCCGCTCCAAGGACCAGGGTTATGCGACCACCGCCATCCACCGAAGCAATCAGGGAGATGAGGGAAGAGCAGCTATTGGAGCCACAGGGGCCTCCATGTTGCAGCCTGTGCCATCGCCCACACGCCCTGAAACGATGTACCATTTTTAAGAGCATGAAGCCCGCTCAACGAAAACAGGTTGCAAGAGCCCATGGGCATTGCATGACCTGCCTGGCAGATGACCACGCCACCATAGAGTGCTGGGCCGACGGCGCCTGTCAATATTGCCAGAGGCCCCATCACACTCTATTTCATCGTTTTCCCCGCCGAGCCAATCCGTCGGAAAGTAGCACCAACACCCGTACCAGACCACGCAGCGATGCTATCGGGCGACGACGAAGCAGCCAATCAACCACAATACGTACACGGCCATCTCCGCCACGCCGCGCTCATCGTCAGCAACAACGACGCTCAACAGGGTTGAGCGCTGTACTAAACACACTGCAACAGCTGCAGAGGTTCCTAGCCGATTaa